The Cydia fagiglandana chromosome 4, ilCydFagi1.1, whole genome shotgun sequence genome has a window encoding:
- the LOC134664062 gene encoding TBC1 domain family member 20 → MESNNPDADIGDKCNFNGGCSPPPKKPIIDMNHAKNIDDISTPSELKFDEDFDFVDPDITEKRREIEECLEDADATSLEQWQSFAKSKGGLICDEYRRKIWPLLVGVTTEEMTEPPSLDELSTHSEYNQVVLDVNRSLKRFPPGIPYEQRVALQDQLTVLILRVIIRHPHLKYYQGYHDVAITLLLVCGDRASFPLLCRLSYGPRAPLAPFMQATMAPTQHLLNYMLPVLRRADDTVAECLEKAGVGTMFALPWYLTWFGHSLNRYADVVRLYDYFLCAPPLFPVYVTAAVVLHRRREVAACDADMAMLHCLLSRLPDDLPFEEILVTAKTLYDENDPADLEPEVDALERREEEQRLLDEERLKRRRAAAAAARNPTLSVRIQRTVRQYMPMALRYPLTRRALLATATVLLGVYVYYRPDLFNRRRELEL, encoded by the exons ATGGAGTCTAATAATCCCGACGCCGATATCGGCGATAAGTGTAACTTCAACGGGGGCTGCTCCCCGCCTCCCAAGAAACCGATCATCGACATGAATCATGCCAAAAATATTGATGACATATCTACGCCTTCAGAGTTAAAATTCGATGAAG ATTTCGATTTCGTGGATCCCGATATAACGGAGAAGAGGAGGGAGATAGAGGAGTGCCTGGAGGACGCGGACGCGACCAGCCTGGAGCAGTGGCAGAGCTTTGCCAAGAGTAAAGGTGGCCTCATCTGTG ATGAGTACAGAAGAAAAATATGGCCACTATTGGTAGGCGTAACCACAGAGGAAATGACAGAACCTCCTTCTCTGGACGAGCTATCTACACATAGTGAATATAATCAA GTGGTGCTGGACGTGAACCGGTCGCTGAAGCGGTTCCCGCCCGGCATCCCGTACGAGCAGCGCGTGGCGCTGCAGGACCAGCTCACCGTGCTCATCCTGCGCGTCATCATCCGGCACCCACACCTCAAGTACTACCAG GGCTACCACGACGTGGCGATCACGCTGCTGCTGGTGTGCGGCGACCGCGCGTCGTTCCCGCTGCTGTGCCGGCTGTCGTACGGCCCGCGGGCCCCGCTGGCGCCCTTCATGCAGGCCACCATGGCGCCCACGCAGCACCTGCTCAACTACATGCTGCCCGTGCTGCGCCGCGCCGACGATACGGTGGCCGAGTGCTTGGAGAA GGCGGGCGTGGGCACGATGTTCGCGCTGCCGTGGTACCTGACGTGGTTCGGGCACTCGCTGAACCGCTACGCCGACGTGGTGCGCCTCTACGACTACTTCCTGTGCGCGCCGCCGCTGTTCCCCGTCTACGTCACGGCCGCCGTCGTGCTGCACCGCCGCCGGGAGGTGGCGGCCTGCGACGCGGACATGGCCATGCTGCACTGCCTCCTCTCGAGG CTGCCGGACGACCTGCCGTTCGAGGAGATCCTGGTGACGGCGAAGACTCTGTACGACGAGAACGACCCCGCCGACCTGGAGCCCGAGGTCgacgcgctcgagaggaggga AGAAGAGCAGCGTTTGCTGGACGAGGAACGGCTGAAgaggcgccgcgccgccgccgccgctgcaaGGAATCCGACCCTCTCCGTGCGCATACAG CGAACCGTGCGGCAGTATATGCCGATGGCGCTGCGCTACCCGCTGACGCGGCGGGCGCTGCTGGCGACGGCGACGGTGCTGCTCGGCGTGTACGTGTACTACCGGCCCGACCTCTTCAACAG GCGACGGGAGCTGGAGCTGTGA